The following are from one region of the Oryzias melastigma strain HK-1 linkage group LG22, ASM292280v2, whole genome shotgun sequence genome:
- the tedc1 gene encoding tubulin epsilon and delta complex protein 1, translating into MQRAVSVEVKQLIQTLRRLLATSGLDDVPTAEAFRQAKFGGRLEEDQFWKLVENLLRVTGAVSSTVEVQLKAERRKLVTAGLWQTGYHAHWMLQNEAEGGRFSCRDLLLALGWLLATGTLEKLLVHQVQQLDKMLLTPVFVKSELCSELHFDAASLRRLQWLFGSLRHQRRSLLSLINVRTGALYKVLSASVSSSSPGQSCPEVLQKDSVGLQKLCDLLDLYVKWKEAERVFWIWMDSVVMCHLRESHAEQSSQTSSRSMAACCHGNQALERLEDLLLRFSTEQDSQNHRVEHKKGGGAQQRREASSSSSQPLLSSPVIPAVCLVKLQTDRAAKQSSRTAEGRHELPACRAAELLQSTEEQLLQRRHRQRLANRMQLQDLTGRLDELVMIPL; encoded by the exons ATGCAGCGCGCTGTTAGCGTGGAAGTGAAGCAGCTGATCCAAACCCTCCGCAGACTCTTAGCGACTTCCGGCCTGGACGATGTTCCCACTGCCGAGGCGTTCAGACAGGCCAAATTTGGAGGACGACTTGAA GAGGACCAGTTTTGGAAGCTTGTGGAAAACCTGCTTCGAGTAACTGGAGCTGTTTCCTCTACAGTCGAAGTTCAGCTGAAGGCAG AGCGCAGAAAGCTGGTAACTGCTGGTTTGTGGCAGACTGGATACCACGCTCactggatgcttcagaatgagGCAGAAGGAGGACGCTTCTCCTGTAGAGACCTCCTCTTGGCACTGGGCTGGCTCCTAGCGACAGGAACTCTTGAGAAACTGTTAGTCCATCAAGTTCAACAGCTTGACAAGATGCTGCTGACACCAGTTTTT gtgAAGTCTGAGCTTTGCTCCGAGCTTCACTTTGATGCTGCGTCCCTGAGAAGACTTCAGTGGCTCTTTGGGAGTTTAAGACACCAAAGACGGAGTCTGCTGTCTTTGATCAACGTGCGGACTGGAGCACTTTACAAG GTTCTTTCTGCCAGTGTCTCCTCATCTTCTCCTGGCCAAAGTTGTCCTGAAGTGCTGCAAAAG GACTCTGTTGGTTTGCAGAAACTCTGTGATCTTCTAGATTTATATGTGAAGTGGAAAGAAGCAGAGAGAGTCTTCTGGATTTGGATG GATAGTGTGGTGATGTGTCATCTGAGAGAGTCTCATGCCGAGCAGTCTTCACAAACCTCCAGTAGGAGCATGGCGgcttgttgccatggaaaccaggCCTTGGAGAGACTGGAGGATTTGCTTTTGAGGTTTTCCACGGAGCAG GATTCACAGAACCACCGTGTGGAGCATAAGAAAGGAGGCGGGGCACAGCAGAGGAGGGAAGCATCCTCGTCTTCCTCTCAGCCTTTGCTCTCCTCGCCCGTCATCCCTGCTGTCTGTTTGGTCAAGCTGCAGACTGACAGAGCGGCCAAGCAGAGCAGCCGCACAGCAGAGGGTCGGCACGAGCTCCCAGCATGCCGAGCTGCAGAGCTACTGCAGAGCActgaggagcagctgctgcagcgcAGGCACAGGCAGAGGCTGGCCAACAGGATGCAGCTGCAGGACCTGACAGGAAGGCTGGACGAGCTGGTTATGATACCACTGTGA
- the rin3 gene encoding ras and Rab interactor 3, producing the protein MEASIVSQDAGLTAPQTGALESPSILSSPLAPSSMPSQPPDRPCRPRPPTNTPKSSQLPSRPPLPASTPANLPSASMHPVSLSSNPPPPSLPPPLSPIVVSPSPQQSLSGPVPFASPPLTLPPPLSLTESPSTCSLQSPPPGPVLPLSPPAPPVLSSIDKLVGSISIWQLEGLSQEKTTGILEKEPAGMFLVHSTEGQATMISVRLPDEQGAPHVHNLTLKQHKKFIHLEGSSLVFDDICKLILFYCSSRDILTVLLRLPQAVSMTTQREELQVISAMGADFWTSELNQNLKDQTNALQLNMYLHVSPVTVEQNLPPAAKRDSPTSCLQNGEVSQSISSHVNAAAKSNSMVKFKRPPPRPPSLDSGMGLLFSSSSLPQKSTYATQQTEKKEGGREQVGKVKERRSAPPPSRPPVPLQGRSAPCLPPAPLQCALPRKQTDQTEGERIPKENNQNPPNESKKELGEERDAVERGGPPTENTTQQEGSHCEEEVNKDGGKQEQEGKMEEKEEKKVMEDKQLVKRPSRPVPPPRTKAISSSSVPCSSQAGWGAASSGMKVPPPQPARRTDVSLFSPQGGAAVGADPDSCDTSSTEEEGELSQERGPNYKNLTESHSPKAVLRRTPTTFMLHQARHLSAVVSGLISHDRRLTKRLVELARDPLSYFGNLVKEHRAFTLETMMKHMTSTELLQEIRQMMTQLKNYLLQSSELQAMLEPNQYTQDKLESIVEAALCKSVLKPLREPIYRTLEKLNVDAGSLKQLANNQSAILGSTTTALGITTSVPEAPAMEKISIKLNCLHQEYSPQRKIQLLLKTCKIIYDSMSVSHPGRAHGADDFLPVMMYVLARSNLSALQMDVEYMMELMDPTLTLGEGSYYLTTTYGALEHIKTFDQQRSATRQLSREVQDSIHRWERRRTLNQEQTGQGSVRDFLTVYCPTIGTNPKTMGIFPSMTMQQLAEQCATRFEQDSHILSVYMDGVRQPVTPTDLALSVKHGCQPGAYSFVFHPVHQRSCPTDPPPDPPAESLPTADITANTEEEESLINL; encoded by the exons ATGGAGGCAAGCATTGTTTCTCAGGACGCAGG CCTCACAGCTCCTCAGACAGGAGCCCTGGAATCGCCATCCATCCTGTCTTCTCCCCTCGCACCCTCTTCAATGCCCTCACAGCCTCCAGACAGACCCTGCCGACCCAGACCGCCAACTAACACGCCAAAGTCCTCCCAGCTTCCTTCCAGACCTCCCCTGCCTGCATCCACCCCTGCTAACCTCCCTTCTGCCTCCATGCATCCAGTATCTCTGTCTTCCAACCCTCCTCCCCCATCTCTGCCCCCCCCTCTTTCTCCCATCGTAGTGTCCCCGTCTCCTCAGCAGTCCCTTTCAGGTCCGGTGCCTTTTGCGTCTCCTCCACTTACCTTACCACCTCCCTTATCTCTCACAGAGTCCCCATCTACTTGCTCCTTACAGTCTCCTCCCCCAGGCCCTGTTCTCCCTCTGTCCCCCCCAGCTCCTCCAGTGCTCAGCTCTATAGATAAGCTGGTTGGAAGCATTTCTATTTGGCAGCTTGAAGGACTCAGTCAAGAAAAAACAACTGGTATTTTGGAAAAAGAGCCTGCAGGG ATGTTCCTGGTTCACAGCACAGAAGGACAAGCCACAATGATTTCTGTTCGTCTTCCGGATGAGCAGGGAGCACCGCACGTACACAACCTGACGCTCAAGCAACACAAGAAGT TCATCCACTTAGAGGGTTCTTCTCTGGTTTTTGATGACATTTGTAAACTGATCCTCTTCTATTGTTCCAGCAG GGACATCTTGACAGTCTTGCTAAGATTACCTCAGGCCGTTTCCATGACGACTCAGAGAGAGGAGCTGCAAGTCATCTCAGCTATGGGTGCTg ATTTCTGGACGTCTGAGTTGAACCAAAACCTGAAGGATCAGACAAATGCCCTTCAGCTGAACATGTATCTGCATGTGAGCCCGGTGACTGTGGAGCAGAACCTGCCCCCTGCTGCCAAAAGAGACTCTCCCACCTCCTGTCTGCAGAACGGAGAAGTCTCACAGAGCATCAGCTCTCACGTTAACGCAGCAGCAAAATCCAACTCCATGGTCAAGTTCAAGCGACCCCCACCCCGACCCCCCAGCCTAGACTCAGGGATGGGCCTTCTcttctcttcttcctctctgCCGCAGAAGTCCACATATGCAACTCAGCAAACTGAGAAAAAGGAGGGAGGAAGAGAGCAAGTAGGCAAGGTGAAGGAGAGGAGGTCAGCCCCACCTCCGTCAAGACCTCCTGTTCCCCTGCAGGGTCGGAGTGCTCCCTGTCTGCCCCCTGCTCCTCTACAATGTGCCCTCcccagaaaacaaacagaccAGACTGAAGGAGAGAGGATACCCAAAGAGAACAACCAAAATCCTCCCAATGAAAGTAAGAAAGAACTAGGAGAAGAGAGAGACGCAGTAGAGAGAGGCGGGCCTCCGACCGAAAATACTACACAACAAGAAGGCAGTCATTGTGAGGAGGAGGTGAACAAGGACGGAGGCAAGCAGGAGCAGGAGggaaagatggaggaaaaagaggagaagaaagTGATGGAGGACAAGCAGTTAGTAAAACGGCCGAGTCGCCCTGTCCCTCCCCCGAGAACAAAAGCCATTTCCAGCAGCTCCGTGCCGTGCTCCAGTCAGGCTGGATGGGGAGCAGCAAGTTCTGGAATGAAGGTTCCTCCTCCTCAGCCTGCTCGCCGCACGGACGTGTCGCTGTTCTCACCCCAGGGAGGAGCTGCAGTGGGAGCTGACCCAGACTCCTGTGATACCAGCAGcacagaggaggaaggagaacTCAGCCAGGAGCGGGGGCCCAACTACAA GAACCTCACAGAGAGCCACAGCCCCAAAGCTGTCCTCAGGAGAACCCCCACTACCTTCATGCTGCACCAAGCCCGTCACCTCTCTGCAGTGGTCAGTGGACTGATCAGTCACGACCGCCGTCTCACCAAGCGCCTTGTGGAGCTGGCCAGAGACCCCCTGAGCTACTTTGGTAACCTA GTCAAAGAGCACAGAGCTTTCACTTTGGAGACCATGATGAAGCACATGACCTCCACTGAGCTGCTCCAGGAGATCCGACAGATGATGACTCAGTTGAAGAATTACCTTCTACAAAGCTCAGAGCTGCAGGCCATGCTGGAGCCCAATCAGTACACTCAGGACAAGCTAG AGAGTATTGTAGAAGCTGCTCTGTGCAAAAGTGTGCTGAAGCCGCTGCGTGAGCCCATCTACAGAACTCTGGAGAAACTTAATGTGGATGCCGGCTCCTTAAAGCAGCTCGCTAACAACCAG TCTGCTATTCTTGGCAGCACCACAACAGCATTAGGAATAACCACCTCGGTTCCTGAGGCCCCTGCTATGGAGAAGATCAGCATTAAGCTAAATTGTCTTCATCAGGAGTATTCTCCTCAGAGGAAGATCCAGTTACTGCTGAAAACCTGCAAAATCATCTATGACTCCATGTCTGTGAGCCATCCAG ggCGGGCCCACGGTGCTGATGACTTCCTGCCCGTCATGATGTATGTCCTTGCTAGGTCCAATTTGTCTGCCCTACAGATGGATGTTGAATACATGATGGAGTTGATGGACCCGACATTAACACTTGGAGAAG GGTCCTATTACCTGACCACCACCTATGGGGCTCTGGAGCACATAAAGACGTTTGACCAGCAGAGGTCAGCAACACGGCAGCTCAGCAGAGAGGTCCAAGACTCCATCCACCGCTGGGAGAGACGGCGCACCCTCAACCAGGAACAAACCGGCCAAGGATCTGTCCGG GATTTTCTGACCGTGTATTGTCCTACCATTGGAACCAACCCCAAAACTATGGGTATCTTCCCCAGCATGACCATGCAGCAGCTAGCTGAGCAGTGTGCTACACGCTTTGAACAAG ACTCCCATATTCTCAGTGTGTACATGGATGGAGTTCGGCAGCCCGTTACCCCCACAGACCTAGCTCTCAGTGTCAAACATGGCTGCCAGCCTGGAGCCTACAGCTTCGTCTTCCATCCTGTTCATCAACGCTCCTGCCCAACTGACCCTCCCCCGGATCCACCCGCAGAAAGCCTTCCCACCGCTGACATCACAGCAAACACAGAAGAGGAAGAGAGTCTCATTAACCTATAA
- the pth2 gene encoding tuberoinfundibular peptide of 39 residues, which yields MSGILVLPRMSFLLLCIMGMISMMSGFPQTRLPLRSSEDPENPKQDEWDVVFPSISLHDWNIQMLSPPSLRAAASKTGLLREAWLFTPERTDSSMEGMWPAEWTSEGARLLKRNMVVADDAAFREKSKLLTAMERQKWLNSYMQKLLVVNS from the exons ATGTCTGGGATTCTTGTTCTTCCTCGCATGTCCTTCTTGCTGCTTTGCATTATGGGTATGATCTCAATGATGTCTGGCTTTCCTCAGACTCGTCTGCCTCTCAG AAGTTCTGAGGATCCAGAGAATCCAAAACAGGATGAATGGGACGTTGTCTTCCCTTCCATTTCCCTCCATGACTGGAATATTCAAATGTTGTCGCCGCCGAGCCTCAGAGCGGCAGCCAGTAAGACGGGCCTTTTGAGGGAGGCGTGGCTTTTCACTCCAGAGAGGACAGACTCCAG CATGGAGGGGATGTGGCCGGCGGAATGGACGTCTGAAGGCGCCCGGCTGCTGAAGAGGAACATGGTGGTGGCTGATGATGCCGCCTTCAGAGAGAAGAGCAAACTCCTCACAGCCATGGAGAGACAGAAGTGGCTCAACTCCTACATGCAAAAACTTTTGGTGGTTAATTcttaa